A single region of the Streptomyces sp. AM 4-1-1 genome encodes:
- a CDS encoding copper homeostasis protein CutC, giving the protein MSNRAVLEVIALDAEDAVAAQAGGADRLELVADMATDGLTPPCATFAEIRSAVDIPLRVMLRIVGGFAPGDIDVLVGRTRELRAAGADQFVLGFLDAEGHADLVTVERLVAEIEGCPWTFHRAIDRSADRDAVRKQLADLPGLDTYLTSGAANGVDDGIPTLLAEAARAEAGEPGYEPQILVGGGLRLDHLPRLLSGGIDAVHIGGAARRDGWSSPVDAAAVREWREALDA; this is encoded by the coding sequence ATGAGCAACCGTGCAGTCCTGGAGGTGATCGCTCTCGACGCGGAGGACGCGGTCGCAGCTCAGGCAGGAGGTGCGGACCGCCTGGAGCTGGTCGCCGACATGGCGACGGACGGCCTGACCCCGCCCTGTGCGACCTTCGCGGAGATCCGGTCGGCCGTGGACATCCCCCTACGGGTGATGCTCCGGATCGTCGGCGGCTTCGCGCCAGGTGACATCGACGTACTCGTCGGGAGGACGCGGGAATTGCGCGCCGCGGGCGCCGATCAGTTCGTACTCGGCTTTCTCGACGCGGAGGGGCACGCGGACCTCGTCACCGTGGAACGCCTGGTCGCCGAGATCGAGGGCTGCCCCTGGACGTTCCACCGCGCGATCGACCGGTCCGCCGACCGTGACGCCGTGCGCAAGCAGCTCGCGGACCTGCCTGGCCTCGACACGTACCTCACCTCGGGTGCGGCGAACGGCGTCGACGACGGCATCCCGACACTGCTCGCGGAGGCGGCCCGTGCCGAAGCGGGCGAACCCGGCTACGAGCCGCAGATCCTGGTCGGCGGCGGCCTCCGCCTCGACCACCTGCCTCGCCTGCTGTCCGGGGGGATCGACGCCGTCCACATCGGCGGCGCGGCCCGCCGGGACGGCTGGTCGAGCCCGGTGGACGCGGCGGCGGTCCGGGAGTGGCGAGAGGCGCTGGACGCCTGA